TGTTTTGAATCTCATGCTGAGATTCAAAAGGCCATTTTCCTGTTATCACTGATCAACTGTTTCTCCTTCTCCCATTTCCTCCTCTCCCAATATCTGGAAAGGAGGATAAATTGGATAACAATGGTAAATATTGACACTAGTGAGCTGTACAGTACTTGTTTTTCAGCAGACGCGTTATGCAGCAACTTGCAGCTCCAGAAAGTGCCATTAAGGCCATACTGAATTTCTGCCACctacagaaatgaagaaagcatgTTTGCTGAAAGAAATCGTGTGCAAGACTTAGCCATACTGCTTGTGTACTATGAATGGTGCCTCAGGTTTCTGTATATGGGTAGGGCCATGCCAGCACTGGCAGAATCAGCTGTTTTGACACTGGGAGGCAAGGTGCAGTAGCCAGAGGAAGTATCCAGGCATTGCCTGGGTTCAGGGGCAGCCAGTGGAGTGTGCAGATGTGGCTGAGGGGCgactttctgtgctgttttctccaAAGGCTGAGTGAGGTGATGCTGCTGACAGACTCTGGGAGCACAATGGAGGCATGCTGTAAGCCTGGACGTGTCAGTGGGGAAATGGTGTAGCTTGCACCTCCTTAACGAAGAAATACTGTTAGGAAAGAGCAAGAAGCTCTACCAGTTGCTCTGTGGCACTAGGTTCCCCAAAGAGGACAGAATCTGGCTTTTGTGCTCCTTTATTTCCTAAGGAAGGGTAAGCTAAGAATTAAAACATGAGTGGAAAATAAGCTCTTTTTGCTAAGTTAGCAGTTAGCAggctgaaaaaaagacaaaacctgGAAGAACGAAATAAttgccagaaaaaaagttttgccaCCTACATTGGAGAAATGgccttcaaaacaaaacagcttcagagttttaaaagaaaacctaCATGCTGTATGTTGTTTcttacaaagcaaaaagaaacagcaacaacaggGAACTCTGGAAAGGCATTACCTCCTTTTTTGCTTCTATGCATCATCTCAAGCATTTGAAAAGGCAGTTTTAAATCTGGCAGTTTTGCAGGAGCCAAAACTTAGCCCCTTTTAGTTGATATGCAATTCCAAGCTGTTAGAACCAGTATGTGAAACTACAGCAAAGCTTTTACACTTTtttcttggctgctgctgaaacactTGTATCTTTTGCTTTAGTCTGAGTAATTCCTCCAGCTGTAGGGCCTGGAAGTGCCTGTCACACCTGGCCATGTGCAGTGTAAGTGCATGGAAGCTCAGACTATGGGCTATGCCTCACactctgcttctcttctctcaGCTCTATTCTTCCAGATTGCAGGGACTAGGTATGCTGGGAAGAAATACTGAGGGTCTCCTTGCTGCTCTTTCATTGCTGCCTGTATAGCTTCTTTGAGCTGCTGTTCTCTTTAGCTTTGCAGTAGGCAAGTAAGTGAGGGGGATGGTAAACTCATGCAACAAGTGAGGAAAAATCTGTCTTCCCTTCTTCGCTTAGGTTTTACTGAGGCAAACTTCAACAGTCTCGCTGTTAGAGCAAAAAATCATAAGGTTTGGACCCGAGACATGTTTTGTAAAAGCCATATCTAGCCTTGACAAATAATTTTGTAAGATTGTAATGTTATGACCCGCTTTTTATCAGCATGTTGTCATTATGTCTGCTGCTCAAGGAGAATGGAAGTTGAGGGAATACATGACTGTCCACACACATTCTGACTGTAAAAGCAGTGTAGAAAAATTGCTGTAAATCCTTGCTCATTgctgttctaaaaaaaaaaaaaaaaaaaaaaaaaaaaagacaccaaaaaGCTCCCCTCCTAGAGAAACATCCAACTAACCCTGCAATCTGAACCCAAGGCTAGTTTTCTTGTGAACAACTATGTCTTTAGTACATCTCTCAGCACTTACCAACACAGCTGCAAGATGGGAAATCATACTGGGTTTTGGCAGGTGTGTCCAATAAATTTTTTACAGGAGTATCCAATAACTTGGAAGGTGAGTCTAAAAAATTATTGAGAACAGTTCCAGCTGTTCTTTTGGTCGGGGTTTTCTCAGCAGACACATTTGCTTGCTGTTCTAAGATCGGGGTGTGAGTATCAAATTCTGCAGCACTGGTGTTTCTAGATAGGATGGTAATAGGGCCTGCTGTCTCAACCTTCACGTTTTTAGGCGATTTGACAGTAAAAGTCTTGTGATCAAACAGTGATTTGACCTGTATCTGTTTTAGCTGCTGTTCCATTGTCTCAATGATGCTCTTTTGTTGTGTGTTCTCACAGCCAAAGTGCTGATTCTCttgtttaattgtttttttccacattttgttttccagctgccCAGCTGATAGGCGCATGCAAATGTTAGACTTTGCGCCAGCCTCAATTTTTATAGGCTTGCGTGCTGCACCGGCGCCAGACTCGGTTTTGGGTTGCTGGTATGCTTGTTGCTCCTGTTTCTGTAAGAGGTGCCACCTTAGAGCGGCGTGCTTGTGAAAATCCTTTGGGGTTTGGCTTTGCAAATGACAGCCTCTCTGATCTTGTGAGTGTGCAGGAGTTTGCTGGCTGTGCGGTAAGTACTGCTGGGGCATCGGTGCAGCCTGCTGGCTCGGGGGATCTTGACTGAGGCTACCGGCGTAGCTTTGTGGCAGCTGTATAACTGAAGCTTGTTGCATCTGTTGCTCTTGCTCTTGAAAACAGTGATTCACATCTTGCTTGGGAGGCAAGTTATTTGAGAAATACTGCATGTGTTGCAAGTCACGCGCTTTGTTTGCTCCAAAGTGTTCAAGATTTGcggcattttcctttttctctgacATCAAGTGCACGTTGTTtgggcagggatgctgcagaCCAGCACTTGTTTTCTGGCTGTAGAGGGGAGTTTTGTTGTTCATGCTCTGTACCTGCTCTAGCCCTAGCTGAAGGCTATGCAGTGGGAATGCGGTTGGTTTCATGTACTTATTCCCAGTTTGAAAGCACTCATCTGCTTTAGGCTGACTGAAAGATGTCCtgtctggctgctgctctgcattgtTCTGGGAGTGGGGAATAGTTTGGGAtggttctttgcttttcatttgcagaGCCTGTTGCTGGTTTGGAGTTAGCTGCGGACTGCACGGCATCTGTGTCTGCTGTGTCTGCTTTTGGAGCATCTGTTGCAAAACGTGTGAATGCAAGAACTGTTCGCTTTCCCCTGGCTGGGGATTCAAGTGCTGCTGTTTCAGTGGGGCCCCTATAGGCTGTTCAATTTGTTGTTCAGGGTGTTGCTGGAAATGGAGCTGCTGTGGAGGGTGCTGCTGCACTCGGGGCTTAAGCAAGGAATCCATCTTTGTGAGCTGTGGCTGCGGTGAGTGCTTTTGGAACAGCAGCTGCGTGTCAGCTGTGGGATGcggctgcagctgggagctctCGCTTTTGTACTGCGGAGGAATTTGTTCTTGTTGCATTATTttctggctctggggctgtCCCGGCGGCCCCTTTAATGCATCAGGACTTCCAGCATACTGTTTCATATAAGCTGCTTTGGATGTATTTGCCCGGTACTGAAGAATTGATCTCAGTAATGCTTCGTTGGGCTTGTGGGGAAGCTCTCCGTGCCGGAACGGCGTGGAAACCAATTCTATCCAGGCAGGCTTTGAGTAACGCTGAGGCTGTTGCACAGACTCTTTCACTTGGTCCTTTTCTTTGTCAGGAGGAATCTCAGGTTCTCTCCGTCCTGGGAAACGCTGACACAGTTGAGGCAACTCACCATCGCTTCCGCATGCATGCAGGTTTTGGAGGGGAGGCTCTGATGGCGGCGGCGGCATTTCTTCTGGGTGCTGCTGAATGGAGGCGGCTGCAGCAGCTCGGAGATCACTCTGGCTGACTTCGTGCTGTGATGTTTGCACCTGCTGCGGAAGCCTTTGCTGGGGGTGAAGTTGCTGTTGGCTGAGGCCGGGACTTTCTGGCATTGGTCCCTGCTGTTGCCCTTCATTCTTGATCTCTTCAGGAAGAGTTTCATCACATCTTTTGTCATAGGAATGGCGTCCTTCTCGCACCATGACGGACAGTGCACTGTTCATTTCTGGAGCAGGAGAAGTTGAGGAATCTTTGTGAAACATTGAGTTCTGTGTAAAGAAagcaccatttttttctgcttgctcaGAAAACCTTTCCGGTGCAGCATTCTGAGCTTGCAGGTTACTGCTGGAACTTAGAGAGAGGTCTTGATTGGGAACCTGCCCTATGCTTCCATGAACAGCACTGTTTCCTACAGGTAATCGGTGTGTATCATAGCCTGGAGTCTGCTGCTGTAGCTGTAGTTCTGGTTTCTGAAGTGAACAGCTACCTGGCAATACAGGTGGCTTACTGGAGTCGTCAGCACCATAGACCTCAGTAACCACTACAGCTGGCACTTGAGGCAGCTCAGAGTTTGAGGTCTGTGGGGAAGTGATCTGCCCTGAGGTATGGGATGAATGCGTTGTCTTGTGGGACAACTCATTAGTAGCCTGACTGGTAATGGCATTGATATGAGATGTGTTCTTCTGCATTGCTATGGAAACATGTTCTGGATAATATTGAGACAGTGTTTTCTCCAGGAGTTCACCATGCATGCTGTCCATGGAAGAGGCAGAAACTGTAGCACCATTAGGCATTGGCACTGCCTTGTTCTTGAGTAGTAAGACAATGTCCCTGTTGTGGCAATTAATGTTTTCCTGCTCCTGTTCATCCTGAATCAGGAGTTCACGAGGGTCTTCTGAACCACCACTGTTGTATCTTGCAGACGGCATCAACTCCGAAGCTTCATTTTCTTGTCCCATCTCAGATTTCTTCTCACTGTAGCAATTGGAGATGCTTGGTTTTTCATAGTTATCCTCTGGCTCAGCTTTTTCTCCATTTACCTCTTTGTCTTGTTTCACTTTCTTGCTCTGTTGAAGTCCAAACAGAGAGGGCTCACTAAAAGTGCGTTTTATCCCACCATTTTGCATATATTTGGAGCACGCTTTCTTCTCTTGTAGAAGGTCAGGGCTAATGCGGTGGTTTGGGCTTCCCTTTGTGTGGGGCTCTCCGTAGTTGCTCTTATTGAACAGCCGCTTGTGGTCACCATTGACTTCGACCTCAAGTCTCTCTGTTGCTGGACTTCCGTTCTGTAGCTTCACTGCAGAATGCTCTGCCTGGCAAATGTGAGAAGATTGTGATATTAAAAATGGACTCAATCTATTGCCGTCAACATGGTTGGTTCTGTCCTGTTCCATCTGGCCTGCTCCGGGGCCATCCACAAGGCTGCCCTCTGAACGTATctgcaagagagaagaaatggggaaagCCCAGGTCAGCTGCAGGTTCACTCAGGATAGCAGATTGCCAGCAACTCCTACAGCATTCCCGCACCTTCATCCCAACTGGTttccacacacagcagcagattGCAGGCACACCTCGGGGAGGTTCGCTACCCTGTCAGATTTTGCAGCCTTGTGCCTCCCCTTTCCCCTTGCAGGTTTATTCTTCAagatgaaaagagagaaaatacagcGCGGTTCCTTACCACCATTGAGCAcacaaacaaatatttcaccAAACATCTCTCATAATGGTGAAAAAAAGTATTATCTGCTTTTGAATTATTTGCATTGGCTCCTCTGTTGTTGCCCATTCTCCTCCACAAGGCAGAAAAGTCACGCGGAAACCCTGGTTCCCAGACTTGGTGCTAATCCTGTTATTTGATTATGTGTGCCAAACCCCTTTGATGCAACTTCAGGGATTATTGCCACCAAGCTTGCCAATTAGAGAGAAAACCTCCCTTTTTCAGTCTTCAGCTGTCTGACAAGGCCTTGTAAAACTGGCATCCCAAAAGCATACACAAGTGGCAAAATCCACAAGCGAGACAAAACCTCGCCACGTTGGTATCTGTAGGAGTTCTTACACTTCAACGTCTGGATAATGTtgacagaaacaaatgaagagATTTCTGAAAAGTTTGAGGGAAATcgtattttttttcaggtatcCTTTTAAATTTAGGCTATAGACATCAGGAATGGCTTAAACTCTGCATTTGGGTTTTGAACTGAGCCCCACAGCTGTGGAACTaggatttttcctttgtttggaCAAAAagttccattttcttctttaaactaagtgttttatttataaaattggAGTTTTCTTTGAATAACAGTACTGACAGTGTACAGTGAATAAATTCCATAGAATGACAATCTAATCCTGTTCATATGGATCTTCCCAAGATGCACAATCCCACTGATAAAGCCATTGTTTGACTCTGCATGTAATTTATTCTTTGTTGGCTTTATGATTCTCAAACAGTCACAAATGACAGAAGACAGACTGGCAGAGGGTTTTCCAGATGTGAGACTGCAGAGAAAATCTGAATTGTGCATGCCTTTGCCCTGAAGGTTTTATACTTAGTTTGCATTGAGGGGAATGGAAGGCTTCCCTATTACCAGGTCATGTCTGGCTGGACTGCAGAGTTAGCACAAGCATGGCACGTGGCTGTTTTGCCACTACCCAAGATCAAAAACTTCTGTCATCACATTGCTCTGCTCATGTATTTATCCTACACTAAtgttaaaaaaacccaaaaaactaaAGAAGGTCTAATTTATATGGTTCTCAGTGCAGTATTCCTTCGCTCAATCAATATGActctaaaatgctttttaaagtagTGCTATTTCACAAGATTGGTTATTTCCAGCAGAAACATCCTTGCTTGTGGCTCCAGTTTTGGTATCAGGACAATTCAAACATAAATTTTGACTGGCAAGCACCCATGCAATAACTTGGATCCACTTCATCCTTATCCCAAACTAGGTCTTACACTTCCTTTTCACCTTCCAGTTTCTGTATTGAATTTATCTTCTGTGTGACAGAAGTAAAGAGGTCCTCTCGGCAAATAACAGTActtaaaaaaagagtttttgaaGCAGAAGATGGAATATTTGACCGTCTTCTCTATTTTCTTGACAAGGTaaggcatttttcttcccttctacaTATATTCCAGTATATCTCCCCAGCTAGCTTTAAAGTACCCTGAGACATGAGCCCTTGCCTCTTTCCCGGGGAAAGCAGCGCAAAGAAGGATCCCTTTGATGTGTCATTCCAGGCGAGGCAGCAGAATTACGCTCCCACACTATCTCAAAAATAAAACGTCAGCCTAATCTGAAAACCATTCTTTGCCTTCACAC
The Lagopus muta isolate bLagMut1 chromosome 4, bLagMut1 primary, whole genome shotgun sequence genome window above contains:
- the TET2 gene encoding methylcytosine dioxygenase TET2 isoform X1, whose product is MSARLRDAAEIRSEGSLVDGPGAGQMEQDRTNHVDGNRLSPFLISQSSHICQAEHSAVKLQNGSPATERLEVEVNGDHKRLFNKSNYGEPHTKGSPNHRISPDLLQEKKACSKYMQNGGIKRTFSEPSLFGLQQSKKVKQDKEVNGEKAEPEDNYEKPSISNCYSEKKSEMGQENEASELMPSARYNSGGSEDPRELLIQDEQEQENINCHNRDIVLLLKNKAVPMPNGATVSASSMDSMHGELLEKTLSQYYPEHVSIAMQKNTSHINAITSQATNELSHKTTHSSHTSGQITSPQTSNSELPQVPAVVVTEVYGADDSSKPPVLPGSCSLQKPELQLQQQTPGYDTHRLPVGNSAVHGSIGQVPNQDLSLSSSSNLQAQNAAPERFSEQAEKNGAFFTQNSMFHKDSSTSPAPEMNSALSVMVREGRHSYDKRCDETLPEEIKNEGQQQGPMPESPGLSQQQLHPQQRLPQQVQTSQHEVSQSDLRAAAAASIQQHPEEMPPPPSEPPLQNLHACGSDGELPQLCQRFPGRREPEIPPDKEKDQVKESVQQPQRYSKPAWIELVSTPFRHGELPHKPNEALLRSILQYRANTSKAAYMKQYAGSPDALKGPPGQPQSQKIMQQEQIPPQYKSESSQLQPHPTADTQLLFQKHSPQPQLTKMDSLLKPRVQQHPPQQLHFQQHPEQQIEQPIGAPLKQQHLNPQPGESEQFLHSHVLQQMLQKQTQQTQMPCSPQLTPNQQQALQMKSKEPSQTIPHSQNNAEQQPDRTSFSQPKADECFQTGNKYMKPTAFPLHSLQLGLEQVQSMNNKTPLYSQKTSAGLQHPCPNNVHLMSEKKENAANLEHFGANKARDLQHMQYFSNNLPPKQDVNHCFQEQEQQMQQASVIQLPQSYAGSLSQDPPSQQAAPMPQQYLPHSQQTPAHSQDQRGCHLQSQTPKDFHKHAALRWHLLQKQEQQAYQQPKTESGAGAARKPIKIEAGAKSNICMRLSAGQLENKMWKKTIKQENQHFGCENTQQKSIIETMEQQLKQIQVKSLFDHKTFTVKSPKNVKVETAGPITILSRNTSAAEFDTHTPILEQQANVSAEKTPTKRTAGTVLNNFLDSPSKLLDTPVKNLLDTPAKTQYDFPSCSCVEQIIEKDEGPFYTHLGAGPNVAAIREIMEERFGQKGKAIRIERVVYTGKEGKSSQGCPIAKWVVRRSSQEEKLLCLVRERAGHTCETAVIVILILVWEGIPTSLADKLYSELTDTLRKYGTLTNRRCALNEERTCACQGLDPETCGASFSFGCSWSMYYNGCKFARSKIPRKFKLMGDDPKEEEKLESHLQNLSTLMAPTYKKLAPDAYNNQIEYEHRAPECRLGLKEGRPFSGVTACLDFCAHAHRDLHNMQNGSTLVCTLTREDNREIGQTPEDEQLHVLPLYKVSDVDEFGSTEGQEEKKRNGSIQVLTSFRRKVRMLAEPVKTCRQRKLEAKKAAAEKLSSLENGSSKAERDKSAAARNKQGNSEAAGHAKQLADLLRLSGPATQQQQQHPQRTLPNNPQSNAINTYSGSGSANLYVRLPNPASAYPGSSYTSDPYGGSGPMNLYTTSSQPAGSYLNSSSPMNPYSGSLNQNNQCPPYQCNGNIQMDNCPSYLGSYPSQHQHMDLYNCQSQDPMSKLSLPPIQTLYQHRFGNNQSFGPKYLNYGNQNMQVDSFSNCTIRPNVHHVGSFSSYSTHEADGHFMEVASRLKSSLSNPSMDYASMSKNTEHHHVQPPPHLAHDYHSASTMFSGPPNSLHLQSKDSEMISHAVNGLSNTIPGQNHDRTTPQGGLDKTDVLNPEKAEDPDEVWSDSEQSFLDPEIGGVAVAPSHGSILIECAKRELHATTPLKNPNRNHPTRISLVFYQHKSMNEPKHGLALWEAKMAEKAREKEEECEKYGPDHVPQKSYGKKAKREPAEPHEPSEPTYLRFIKSLAQRTLSVTTDSTVTTSPYAFTRVTGPYNRYI
- the TET2 gene encoding methylcytosine dioxygenase TET2 isoform X2; translation: MEQDRTNHVDGNRLSPFLISQSSHICQAEHSAVKLQNGSPATERLEVEVNGDHKRLFNKSNYGEPHTKGSPNHRISPDLLQEKKACSKYMQNGGIKRTFSEPSLFGLQQSKKVKQDKEVNGEKAEPEDNYEKPSISNCYSEKKSEMGQENEASELMPSARYNSGGSEDPRELLIQDEQEQENINCHNRDIVLLLKNKAVPMPNGATVSASSMDSMHGELLEKTLSQYYPEHVSIAMQKNTSHINAITSQATNELSHKTTHSSHTSGQITSPQTSNSELPQVPAVVVTEVYGADDSSKPPVLPGSCSLQKPELQLQQQTPGYDTHRLPVGNSAVHGSIGQVPNQDLSLSSSSNLQAQNAAPERFSEQAEKNGAFFTQNSMFHKDSSTSPAPEMNSALSVMVREGRHSYDKRCDETLPEEIKNEGQQQGPMPESPGLSQQQLHPQQRLPQQVQTSQHEVSQSDLRAAAAASIQQHPEEMPPPPSEPPLQNLHACGSDGELPQLCQRFPGRREPEIPPDKEKDQVKESVQQPQRYSKPAWIELVSTPFRHGELPHKPNEALLRSILQYRANTSKAAYMKQYAGSPDALKGPPGQPQSQKIMQQEQIPPQYKSESSQLQPHPTADTQLLFQKHSPQPQLTKMDSLLKPRVQQHPPQQLHFQQHPEQQIEQPIGAPLKQQHLNPQPGESEQFLHSHVLQQMLQKQTQQTQMPCSPQLTPNQQQALQMKSKEPSQTIPHSQNNAEQQPDRTSFSQPKADECFQTGNKYMKPTAFPLHSLQLGLEQVQSMNNKTPLYSQKTSAGLQHPCPNNVHLMSEKKENAANLEHFGANKARDLQHMQYFSNNLPPKQDVNHCFQEQEQQMQQASVIQLPQSYAGSLSQDPPSQQAAPMPQQYLPHSQQTPAHSQDQRGCHLQSQTPKDFHKHAALRWHLLQKQEQQAYQQPKTESGAGAARKPIKIEAGAKSNICMRLSAGQLENKMWKKTIKQENQHFGCENTQQKSIIETMEQQLKQIQVKSLFDHKTFTVKSPKNVKVETAGPITILSRNTSAAEFDTHTPILEQQANVSAEKTPTKRTAGTVLNNFLDSPSKLLDTPVKNLLDTPAKTQYDFPSCSCVEQIIEKDEGPFYTHLGAGPNVAAIREIMEERFGQKGKAIRIERVVYTGKEGKSSQGCPIAKWVVRRSSQEEKLLCLVRERAGHTCETAVIVILILVWEGIPTSLADKLYSELTDTLRKYGTLTNRRCALNEERTCACQGLDPETCGASFSFGCSWSMYYNGCKFARSKIPRKFKLMGDDPKEEEKLESHLQNLSTLMAPTYKKLAPDAYNNQIEYEHRAPECRLGLKEGRPFSGVTACLDFCAHAHRDLHNMQNGSTLVCTLTREDNREIGQTPEDEQLHVLPLYKVSDVDEFGSTEGQEEKKRNGSIQVLTSFRRKVRMLAEPVKTCRQRKLEAKKAAAEKLSSLENGSSKAERDKSAAARNKQGNSEAAGHAKQLADLLRLSGPATQQQQQHPQRTLPNNPQSNAINTYSGSGSANLYVRLPNPASAYPGSSYTSDPYGGSGPMNLYTTSSQPAGSYLNSSSPMNPYSGSLNQNNQCPPYQCNGNIQMDNCPSYLGSYPSQHQHMDLYNCQSQDPMSKLSLPPIQTLYQHRFGNNQSFGPKYLNYGNQNMQVDSFSNCTIRPNVHHVGSFSSYSTHEADGHFMEVASRLKSSLSNPSMDYASMSKNTEHHHVQPPPHLAHDYHSASTMFSGPPNSLHLQSKDSEMISHAVNGLSNTIPGQNHDRTTPQGGLDKTDVLNPEKAEDPDEVWSDSEQSFLDPEIGGVAVAPSHGSILIECAKRELHATTPLKNPNRNHPTRISLVFYQHKSMNEPKHGLALWEAKMAEKAREKEEECEKYGPDHVPQKSYGKKAKREPAEPHEPSEPTYLRFIKSLAQRTLSVTTDSTVTTSPYAFTRVTGPYNRYI